One Paenibacillus sp. FSL H7-0737 DNA segment encodes these proteins:
- a CDS encoding Ig-like domain-containing protein: protein MKKILSVALSTAMAFSMFASVAFGDAAATPQQKFDALAAKGILNGYPDGQAHLEKDLTRAEFAKIVTKLFDLTEVTNKLSYKDKGYNAKNWAVPYIEAVTAANLMQGKDTVKGIFDYNGKVTVEEVAAVLFRALKLETPATSDNSASAWAKGYAQAVIDAGLIAKDTNFKANASRSLVVETAYAVDQLKAAPTVASAEAVSPTSVVVTFSDKTTTTVTLTTALVEGVETSISFKHNNHDYTTKVTLAAPKVLSVEAPNAKQVVVKFNRVVDAESVIDDGKLIKDAVKLVAVSGTKVTVDGAAASLNEAGTELTITFNAVETDYLKGQYTVLVSDSVLTTAGTKVAAYTTLLTVADTTAPTVKVINSVAKETTKEVFVQFSEPVKQYGFTANVNGALASVTRESADTFKLTSTTALKTGTAYDVTLTKVTDFAGNVADTIKTSVTVTADTAAPQIVSVTTDSDQYVNVKFNKKVNVASFKGNVHLLKADGDKVGNMNVITTSDSDTIKLQVPSGFSFPSSGTFTGTLQFQAAVRDTLGNTLGSSLNQAITLTKDATAPTVVSATYGSSGLVLTFSEDIVLAGGTVSIIDESTGAVSETITAGPTNTKVKGAKLTVNNTKTLSGDYTVRLTAGLVKDKARTPNASAAATVTLTAEKVITNDDKRPTVTSVVYETTNKGQDGYHQFTVTAEDNVGLNVASLRDGNSYVLNDAALPTGSYAVVDKASVVGDATKPTFTKVNVFIPVGGITTTKDYTFKAVGISDAAGNGMEQTTSASRTVELKNTTAPKLTEAAINSVNAGYLALTFSNALVHDVDATDFEVVVGLDGNVARIATITKVTLGTGSDEGKVLLEISVDGKKITDLNTVDSLTVQVKANANASDKDHLTVVPDTKLTVR, encoded by the coding sequence ATGAAGAAAATTTTATCCGTAGCATTATCTACAGCAATGGCATTCTCGATGTTTGCCTCTGTAGCGTTTGGTGACGCAGCAGCAACTCCGCAACAAAAATTTGACGCTTTGGCAGCAAAAGGTATTCTCAATGGGTACCCAGATGGTCAAGCTCACCTTGAAAAAGATCTTACTCGCGCTGAATTCGCGAAGATCGTTACTAAATTGTTCGATCTTACTGAAGTAACTAACAAATTGTCTTACAAAGACAAAGGTTACAACGCTAAGAACTGGGCAGTTCCTTACATCGAAGCTGTTACTGCAGCTAACTTGATGCAAGGTAAAGATACTGTTAAAGGTATCTTCGACTACAATGGTAAAGTAACAGTTGAAGAAGTAGCGGCTGTATTGTTCCGCGCTTTGAAACTTGAAACTCCAGCAACATCTGACAACAGTGCATCTGCATGGGCTAAAGGTTATGCTCAAGCAGTAATCGATGCTGGTCTGATTGCTAAAGACACTAACTTCAAAGCTAACGCTAGCCGTTCTTTGGTAGTTGAAACAGCATATGCTGTTGATCAATTGAAAGCAGCTCCTACTGTAGCTTCTGCTGAAGCAGTAAGCCCAACTAGCGTAGTTGTAACTTTCTCTGACAAAACTACTACTACTGTAACTTTGACTACTGCACTTGTAGAAGGCGTTGAAACTTCAATTTCCTTCAAACACAATAATCATGACTACACTACTAAAGTAACTTTGGCAGCTCCTAAGGTTCTGTCCGTAGAAGCTCCAAACGCTAAACAAGTGGTTGTTAAATTCAACCGCGTTGTTGATGCAGAAAGTGTAATTGATGATGGAAAGCTGATTAAAGATGCTGTTAAACTTGTTGCTGTTAGTGGAACAAAGGTAACTGTTGATGGTGCAGCTGCAAGCTTGAACGAAGCTGGTACTGAACTGACAATCACTTTCAACGCAGTTGAAACTGACTACCTGAAAGGCCAATACACAGTATTAGTAAGTGACAGTGTTCTGACAACAGCTGGAACTAAAGTTGCAGCTTACACTACTTTGTTGACAGTTGCTGATACAACTGCTCCAACAGTTAAGGTTATCAATTCCGTAGCTAAGGAAACGACTAAAGAAGTATTTGTACAATTTAGCGAGCCTGTAAAACAATATGGTTTTACTGCTAATGTTAACGGTGCTCTTGCATCTGTAACAAGAGAATCTGCTGACACGTTCAAATTGACTTCAACTACTGCACTGAAAACTGGTACAGCTTATGATGTAACATTAACTAAAGTTACTGATTTTGCTGGTAACGTAGCAGACACAATTAAAACAAGTGTTACAGTAACTGCTGATACAGCTGCTCCGCAGATCGTTAGCGTTACTACAGATAGCGACCAATATGTAAATGTTAAATTCAACAAAAAAGTTAACGTTGCATCTTTCAAAGGTAATGTTCACTTGCTCAAAGCTGACGGTGATAAGGTTGGTAACATGAACGTTATTACAACATCCGACAGTGACACAATCAAACTACAAGTACCTAGTGGTTTCTCGTTCCCATCTTCCGGAACTTTCACTGGTACACTGCAATTCCAAGCAGCTGTTCGTGATACACTGGGCAACACACTTGGATCAAGCTTGAATCAAGCGATTACTCTGACTAAGGATGCTACTGCTCCAACTGTAGTATCTGCTACTTACGGTTCTAGTGGTCTTGTGCTTACATTCAGCGAAGATATCGTTCTTGCAGGTGGAACAGTTAGTATTATTGACGAATCCACAGGTGCTGTTTCTGAAACAATCACTGCTGGACCTACCAATACTAAAGTAAAAGGCGCTAAGTTGACTGTTAATAACACAAAAACTTTGAGCGGCGATTACACAGTTCGTCTTACAGCTGGATTGGTGAAGGATAAAGCTAGAACACCTAATGCCTCCGCTGCAGCTACAGTTACTCTTACTGCTGAAAAAGTTATTACCAACGATGACAAGAGACCTACTGTTACATCTGTAGTCTATGAAACAACTAACAAAGGTCAAGATGGTTATCACCAATTCACAGTAACTGCTGAAGATAACGTAGGTTTGAATGTAGCTTCGCTTCGCGATGGAAACAGCTATGTCCTGAACGATGCTGCTCTACCTACCGGTTCCTATGCAGTTGTGGATAAAGCTTCTGTAGTAGGTGATGCTACTAAACCAACATTTACTAAAGTAAATGTATTTATTCCAGTAGGCGGAATTACAACGACTAAAGACTACACGTTTAAAGCCGTTGGTATCTCTGATGCCGCAGGAAACGGAATGGAACAAACTACTTCAGCTTCCAGAACTGTTGAACTTAAAAATACAACAGCTCCTAAATTGACTGAAGCGGCTATTAACAGTGTTAACGCTGGATACCTGGCATTGACTTTCTCAAATGCTCTTGTACACGACGTTGATGCAACAGACTTCGAAGTCGTTGTAGGATTAGATGGCAATGTAGCAAGAATTGCAACCATTACGAAAGTAACACTTGGTACTGGTAGCGATGAGGGTAAAGTATTGTTGGAAATTAGCGTTGACGGTAAAAAGATCACTGATTTGAACACTGTTGATTCCCTTACTGTTCAAGTTAAGGCAAATGCTAACGCATCTGACAAAGATCACCTTACAGTTGTTCCTGATACAAAACTCACTGTAAGATAA
- a CDS encoding S-layer homology domain-containing protein: MQRFKRPFVWLMLAALIVSMFPGKYTPIAAAATTSSTTFFSPDDLTLRNTVLLKQDVVPTTATPNPEGLISRSSVYKISNPTFSITGTYSQVTSSTMKVTVEQLTQDTTKKWVTDSTRLTTGTVTTDNNSPDNRFVASGLVLYTGFNKITFSGMQGNLQRSESFYVLYDQVPYVTELKVLGGPSALNLNEGTQVVVPVSTVTLQGKVANATKVSVSVNGGTALQTSLLEDGTFFTPALNLNPGLSTLKIVIQNASDSITIDRSVYFFDKDQPFASLNINHNSVDYNILNDKVPTLTADLTPSVAGFTGQVLVPYNVAPFETNAKLTLNKGTGNEKVVTIKKVEEELTIPGPDGVTPTYKLVKFTTNTNLDILPGVNDFKLSLDYGTHSSSHLYSYKFLKDETVITEMYFLPGYTGSGDLTNISKLPLNGQQVETDTFYIMAKTNKSTSAVLTANYLPLSNKPLLITSVTVPSLGTNEYVYKITGFSNGQQKVQFRYTGSESYYNADISYVSKNYIYVSNLQDGQTYEFDSSAENTLTVAGEYIGFENIAGAQVQINGIDSNSLTDKPFKLEVEKNSTVNKTTFNFDLKISQTGPLVYGENKIVFTGVSIDNAGNQRIIKKELKLYIIDTNISGVKQFHPTLGDNRLPFTKTTLSNEVERNAILALPAEIVYKDEKYTTSKDKFDLVLQGSGATTLNLYQGSTLVFSSTGQDKLLTDIEQEPIGPKRYPDELTANGLYYEYIGSAKNFILRLRDIRFDTPGSQVYTLELINKTGARTTQRLEVVRELAPYRLLSPVPTVGKQIVVNKNFVRFDIEAEGATKVIIGKDEAKKRTDIPNSDRFTYDYVGLKADKSTPIKIQIVRANSTISDTIDVYYASAVQIDTQYMAEKVATKYSVFNKALELNFPKGTIMKGFTSSGAAKYYPNTKLLFGIADPADGVVERKNDYGNIINVTGSDDRTEGGGGQLVIPQDLALRFTSTVSTNNFSRVSDIYWLSGGLGEDGVNIETNGVTPHFVDASGKTGYFTQYSQTRKIVPSQRGELTLTFNSSIVDEVGSTITVFRYTDSGKWENVGGVVDTKKHTITVPFDEFGYYTVMKLRRGFVDITNHPWGRNIMNGLYSKGFMTNLRADAFGADDLTTRGEFATLLVKSLSIPLNYDTSKQTFFDIVPQAVSATWDFKHIETAARAGIVTGLSDGFFGPDQALTREQAAVMIARALKLKMSLNDNKLLATLSKSFVDTSNMDFYSRPAIEAVSKAKIMEGSAVTVTGQKKPVYNFNPKGKLTRAEAGKITVALLQKSTSIFPKNFN; the protein is encoded by the coding sequence ATGCAACGCTTTAAGAGACCGTTCGTTTGGCTGATGCTGGCGGCTTTGATCGTTTCTATGTTCCCAGGTAAATACACGCCGATAGCGGCAGCGGCTACCACGAGCTCTACGACTTTCTTCAGTCCGGATGATCTCACATTACGAAATACCGTTCTGTTGAAGCAAGATGTTGTGCCAACAACAGCAACTCCAAATCCAGAGGGGTTAATTAGCCGTTCTAGTGTCTACAAAATAAGTAATCCTACCTTTTCGATTACAGGGACTTACTCACAAGTAACCTCATCTACAATGAAGGTTACTGTTGAGCAGCTTACTCAGGATACAACTAAAAAATGGGTAACGGATTCGACTCGCTTAACTACTGGAACAGTTACGACAGATAACAACAGTCCAGACAATCGCTTCGTAGCGTCTGGTCTTGTTCTGTATACAGGCTTTAATAAGATTACTTTCTCTGGTATGCAAGGTAATCTCCAACGTTCTGAATCTTTCTATGTGCTTTATGATCAAGTACCTTACGTAACGGAATTAAAAGTATTGGGTGGACCTTCTGCACTGAACTTAAATGAAGGAACACAGGTAGTTGTGCCGGTATCTACAGTTACTCTCCAAGGTAAAGTAGCGAATGCAACTAAAGTTAGTGTCTCCGTGAATGGTGGAACAGCTCTGCAAACCTCCTTATTGGAAGACGGAACATTTTTTACACCTGCTTTGAATTTGAATCCGGGATTAAGTACTCTTAAAATCGTAATTCAAAATGCTTCGGATTCTATAACCATTGACAGATCGGTTTATTTCTTTGATAAGGATCAACCGTTTGCTTCTTTGAACATCAATCATAATTCAGTCGACTATAATATTCTAAATGACAAAGTACCGACATTAACTGCTGACCTGACACCTAGTGTTGCCGGCTTTACAGGGCAGGTATTGGTGCCTTATAACGTAGCTCCATTCGAAACAAATGCTAAACTAACCCTCAATAAAGGTACTGGTAATGAGAAAGTTGTTACAATAAAAAAAGTGGAAGAGGAATTAACTATTCCTGGTCCTGATGGCGTTACTCCAACGTACAAGTTGGTTAAATTTACGACTAACACAAATCTGGATATTCTCCCTGGTGTAAATGACTTTAAGTTAAGTTTGGATTATGGCACTCACAGTAGTTCTCATCTCTATTCTTATAAATTCTTGAAAGATGAGACTGTTATAACAGAAATGTATTTTCTTCCTGGATATACGGGTTCAGGAGATCTTACTAATATCTCAAAACTGCCATTAAATGGACAACAGGTGGAGACAGATACTTTCTACATTATGGCAAAAACAAATAAATCAACTTCAGCTGTTTTAACTGCTAACTATTTACCTCTGAGTAATAAACCTTTACTCATAACTTCAGTTACTGTTCCAAGTCTCGGTACAAACGAATACGTATATAAAATAACGGGTTTCTCGAATGGTCAACAGAAAGTACAGTTCCGATACACAGGATCGGAGTCTTATTATAATGCTGATATTTCATATGTATCTAAAAACTATATTTACGTAAGCAATCTGCAGGACGGACAAACCTACGAATTCGATTCTAGTGCCGAAAATACTTTAACGGTAGCCGGCGAATATATTGGATTTGAAAATATCGCTGGTGCACAAGTACAAATTAATGGTATTGATAGTAATTCATTAACGGATAAACCATTTAAGCTTGAGGTAGAAAAAAATTCAACAGTAAACAAAACCACTTTCAATTTTGACTTGAAAATTAGTCAGACAGGGCCTCTTGTGTATGGTGAGAACAAAATCGTATTTACAGGAGTCTCAATTGATAATGCAGGCAATCAACGGATTATCAAAAAGGAACTGAAACTCTATATCATTGATACTAATATTTCTGGTGTAAAACAATTCCACCCTACTTTGGGAGATAATCGCTTACCTTTTACAAAAACAACACTTTCTAATGAAGTTGAGCGCAATGCCATTTTGGCATTGCCAGCAGAAATTGTATACAAGGATGAAAAGTATACAACGAGCAAAGATAAATTCGATTTGGTGCTACAAGGTAGTGGTGCTACGACCCTGAATCTGTATCAAGGTTCTACGTTGGTCTTTTCTTCGACAGGACAAGATAAGCTGCTCACGGACATCGAACAGGAACCTATTGGACCAAAACGTTATCCAGATGAGTTGACTGCAAATGGCTTGTACTATGAGTACATCGGAAGTGCTAAGAACTTTATCTTGCGTTTACGTGATATCAGGTTTGATACCCCAGGAAGTCAAGTTTATACGCTTGAGCTTATTAACAAAACAGGAGCAAGAACTACACAACGTCTTGAGGTAGTACGAGAATTAGCGCCATATCGTCTTCTTTCACCTGTACCGACAGTAGGTAAACAAATCGTCGTTAACAAAAACTTTGTTCGTTTTGATATTGAGGCCGAGGGCGCGACTAAAGTAATAATTGGTAAAGATGAAGCTAAGAAACGTACAGATATTCCAAATTCAGATCGTTTCACCTATGATTATGTAGGTTTGAAGGCAGACAAATCCACGCCAATTAAGATTCAAATTGTTCGTGCTAACTCTACAATTAGCGATACTATAGATGTCTATTATGCCAGTGCAGTACAGATCGACACGCAGTATATGGCAGAAAAGGTAGCTACGAAGTATAGTGTTTTCAATAAAGCTCTAGAATTGAATTTCCCTAAAGGAACAATTATGAAGGGATTTACTAGCTCTGGTGCTGCGAAATATTATCCTAATACAAAATTATTGTTTGGTATTGCGGATCCCGCTGATGGAGTCGTTGAACGTAAGAATGATTACGGAAATATTATTAACGTCACTGGTAGCGATGACAGAACTGAAGGCGGCGGAGGTCAACTTGTGATCCCGCAGGATCTCGCATTGCGTTTCACATCAACCGTTTCCACGAATAACTTTTCAAGAGTATCCGATATCTACTGGCTCAGCGGTGGCTTAGGAGAAGACGGTGTTAACATTGAAACCAATGGCGTTACTCCGCATTTTGTGGACGCTAGCGGGAAGACGGGGTATTTTACGCAGTACAGTCAAACCCGTAAAATTGTACCTTCTCAACGCGGTGAATTGACGCTTACATTTAATTCTAGCATCGTAGATGAAGTGGGTTCGACAATTACAGTATTCCGGTATACCGATTCAGGAAAATGGGAAAACGTAGGTGGTGTAGTAGATACGAAGAAACATACCATTACAGTTCCATTTGATGAGTTTGGTTATTATACTGTTATGAAGCTACGTCGTGGTTTTGTTGATATTACGAATCATCCATGGGGCAGAAATATTATGAATGGATTGTACTCTAAGGGTTTCATGACTAATCTTCGTGCAGATGCATTCGGTGCAGATGATTTAACGACTCGTGGCGAGTTTGCTACATTGCTCGTAAAATCATTGAGTATTCCTTTGAACTATGATACAAGTAAACAAACATTCTTCGATATTGTGCCACAAGCGGTTTCGGCCACATGGGATTTCAAACATATTGAGACTGCTGCTAGGGCAGGTATTGTTACAGGACTAAGTGATGGCTTCTTTGGCCCTGACCAAGCCTTAACGCGTGAACAAGCGGCAGTAATGATAGCTAGGGCGCTGAAGCTGAAGATGTCTTTGAATGACAATAAACTCTTGGCAACCTTAAGTAAATCGTTTGTTGATACGAGTAATATGGATTTCTATTCACGTCCTGCGATTGAGGCTGTGTCCAAAGCTAAGATTATGGAAGGAAGCGCCGTGACAGTTACAGGACAGAAGAAACCCGTATATAACTTTAATCCAAAGGGTAAGTTGACTAGAGCGGAGGCTGGAAAGATTACAGTTGCACTCTTGCAAAAGAGTACAAGCATCTTCCCTAAGAACTTTAACTAG
- a CDS encoding glycosyltransferase family 4 protein encodes MLIIYIAGFIVCMGLALGLTPLVKKFAIKIGATDVPNARKVHTKIMPRLGGLAIFLAFVLGLLAVLPIIPYEFTPREVNFIKALLCGGGLIVLIGALDDRFELSAKVKLLGQIIAACIVVFGFGITVDFVNIPFNNTYSSLESWIAIPLTIFWIVGVTNAVNLIDGLDGLAAGVSGIAIATIAAMAFVMGNTMVAMLCLLLLGSIIGFLFFNFHPAKIFMGDTGSLFLGFCLALLALLGFKQIAVVSFITPLLIIGVPLSDTFFAIVRRKLQKKPIFAPDKGHLHHCLRELGFSHRQTVLIIYGIAAFFGILAVIQSSAALYEANWVTFVVICIMLFFLQIGAEITGLIGKTKRPLIDFFLRMRMKADPERGSKS; translated from the coding sequence ATGTTAATCATATACATCGCTGGATTTATCGTATGCATGGGACTCGCACTTGGCCTCACACCTTTGGTGAAGAAATTCGCCATTAAGATTGGTGCAACAGATGTGCCGAATGCTCGTAAAGTGCACACGAAAATTATGCCCCGCCTTGGCGGATTAGCTATTTTTCTAGCGTTTGTGTTAGGCCTGCTTGCCGTATTGCCGATTATTCCATACGAGTTCACTCCGCGGGAGGTCAACTTCATCAAAGCGCTGCTGTGTGGTGGCGGACTGATTGTACTTATCGGTGCACTTGATGACCGATTCGAATTATCAGCAAAAGTGAAGCTACTGGGCCAAATTATCGCAGCCTGTATCGTTGTTTTCGGCTTTGGTATTACTGTAGATTTTGTGAATATTCCATTTAACAATACGTATTCCTCACTGGAGAGCTGGATTGCTATCCCGCTTACGATTTTCTGGATTGTCGGTGTTACCAATGCCGTTAATCTGATCGACGGGCTGGACGGGCTTGCGGCTGGTGTATCAGGAATTGCAATTGCTACGATTGCGGCAATGGCTTTCGTGATGGGAAACACCATGGTGGCAATGCTGTGTTTGTTGCTTCTGGGTAGCATCATCGGATTCCTGTTCTTTAACTTCCATCCTGCTAAGATTTTCATGGGTGATACAGGTTCGCTGTTCTTAGGCTTTTGCTTGGCATTACTTGCTTTGCTAGGATTTAAACAGATTGCAGTGGTTTCGTTTATTACACCTTTGCTTATTATCGGTGTACCATTGTCGGACACGTTCTTTGCGATCGTGCGCCGTAAGCTGCAAAAGAAACCAATCTTCGCACCAGATAAAGGTCACTTGCATCACTGTTTACGCGAGCTTGGCTTTAGCCATCGCCAGACTGTACTCATTATTTATGGTATTGCTGCATTTTTCGGTATTCTAGCTGTCATTCAATCATCCGCAGCTCTTTATGAAGCGAACTGGGTTACGTTCGTGGTTATCTGTATCATGCTATTCTTCCTGCAAATCGGTGCTGAAATCACTGGTTTGATCGGTAAGACTAAACGGCCGCTGATTGATTTCTTTTTAAGAATGCGTATGAAGGCTGATCCGGAAAGAGGCTCTAAGTCCTAA
- a CDS encoding WecB/TagA/CpsF family glycosyltransferase produces the protein MKAESAVPTVPIFGIRVSKVDMAATVAYLTEAVHTRIPHQVITANPIMVMAALEDPAYMDIMKSAELVVPDGTGVVWAANYCNEPVSERVAGYDLLHELMRQGERYSWKVYLLGSTPEVIRETAERLQLQYPGVIIAGYHDGYFGPDADEEIVAGIVKANPDLLFVARGADSQEPWIAKYKSKLGVPIMMGVGGSFDVISGKSKRAPIAFQKMRIEWLYRLLKEPTRYKRMLALPKFALKVVREKDKVTKV, from the coding sequence GTGAAAGCAGAAAGCGCGGTACCTACAGTTCCTATTTTTGGAATTAGAGTCTCGAAAGTTGATATGGCAGCAACAGTTGCCTATTTGACGGAGGCTGTTCATACACGTATCCCGCATCAAGTGATTACAGCTAATCCAATTATGGTTATGGCTGCACTGGAAGATCCAGCTTATATGGATATTATGAAATCGGCTGAATTGGTTGTCCCCGATGGGACAGGCGTTGTATGGGCTGCTAATTATTGTAATGAGCCGGTATCAGAACGGGTAGCAGGTTATGATCTGTTACATGAATTGATGCGGCAGGGTGAAAGATATAGTTGGAAGGTATATCTCCTAGGTTCTACGCCTGAAGTGATTCGGGAAACCGCTGAAAGGTTACAATTGCAATATCCGGGTGTTATCATTGCAGGATATCACGACGGTTATTTTGGCCCGGATGCAGATGAAGAAATTGTTGCTGGAATTGTTAAAGCTAATCCTGACTTATTATTTGTTGCCAGAGGTGCAGATAGTCAGGAACCTTGGATTGCTAAATATAAGTCCAAACTGGGCGTTCCGATCATGATGGGGGTCGGCGGCAGCTTTGACGTGATCTCTGGGAAGAGCAAAAGAGCGCCAATAGCCTTCCAAAAAATGAGAATTGAATGGTTGTACCGTCTCCTAAAAGAACCTACACGGTACAAACGAATGCTTGCACTGCCGAAATTCGCATTAAAAGTGGTGCGTGAGAAAGATAAAGTAACAAAAGTCTAG
- the csaB gene encoding polysaccharide pyruvyl transferase CsaB, with amino-acid sequence MVTTPKKIVISGYYGFRNSGDEAVLQSILNALQKQSQALGISIEPIVLSIDPEWTSATYGVKSVHRMKLVEVRQAIYESAGLISGGGSLLQDVTGSKTIPYYLGIIKLAQWMGRPTFIYAQGIGPVNRKLFHPLIKSVFRKCTYISVRDEQSRELLLSMGLEQKNVEVVPDPVMGLSLPEDTDVATQSSELSDSLPVIGISVRFWEQDRRELEALAQGLIKANREVPLHLRFLPFHTPSDNEASRYLMDKLKGSITEHGGQVSICEDAIHPQHMLREVGQCDVLIGMRLHSLIYAAGRRVPLIGISYDPKIDHFLDRIQTHPVGATNTLDAEHVAAEIVHLLNTGQEWRAAREDVISKLIQEAEAPARQIVEYFYHKG; translated from the coding sequence ATGGTCACCACTCCTAAAAAGATAGTTATCTCTGGTTACTATGGTTTCCGTAACAGTGGAGATGAGGCGGTGTTGCAGTCCATTCTAAATGCACTGCAGAAACAGTCTCAAGCTTTGGGTATATCCATTGAACCTATCGTGTTATCCATTGATCCTGAGTGGACCAGCGCCACATACGGAGTGAAATCCGTGCACCGGATGAAGCTTGTTGAAGTCCGTCAAGCGATTTATGAGAGCGCTGGTCTGATCAGCGGTGGGGGTAGCTTGCTGCAGGATGTAACAGGTAGCAAGACTATTCCTTACTATTTAGGTATTATCAAACTTGCGCAGTGGATGGGTAGACCAACCTTTATCTATGCTCAAGGCATTGGGCCAGTGAATCGTAAACTTTTTCACCCTTTAATCAAATCCGTGTTTCGTAAATGTACCTATATATCTGTGCGGGATGAACAATCCCGCGAGCTTCTTCTATCTATGGGGCTAGAACAGAAGAACGTAGAAGTTGTTCCCGATCCGGTAATGGGCTTGTCTTTGCCAGAGGACACGGATGTTGCTACACAATCTTCAGAGTTATCTGATTCACTTCCGGTGATTGGGATATCGGTACGTTTTTGGGAGCAAGACCGCAGAGAACTGGAGGCTCTTGCACAAGGCTTGATTAAGGCCAACCGTGAGGTTCCGTTACATTTGCGATTCCTCCCTTTTCACACCCCTTCGGACAATGAGGCTTCACGTTATCTGATGGATAAGCTGAAGGGAAGTATAACCGAGCATGGTGGGCAGGTCAGTATTTGTGAGGATGCCATTCACCCGCAGCATATGCTACGGGAAGTGGGACAATGCGATGTTCTGATTGGTATGCGACTTCATAGCTTGATCTACGCAGCTGGAAGACGTGTTCCACTGATTGGTATTTCTTATGATCCGAAGATCGATCATTTTCTGGACAGAATTCAGACCCATCCTGTTGGAGCAACGAACACACTTGATGCTGAACATGTTGCTGCCGAGATTGTTCATCTTTTGAACACAGGACAGGAATGGAGAGCGGCACGGGAAGATGTCATTTCCAAGTTGATTCAAGAAGCAGAGGCACCAGCTCGGCAAATCGTAGAATATTTTTACCATAAAGGATGA